Proteins encoded together in one Alteribacter keqinensis window:
- the topA gene encoding type I DNA topoisomerase produces the protein MSDYLVIVESPAKAKTIGKYLGKKYAVKASMGHVIDLPKSQMGVDVEDNFNPKYITIRGKGPVLKELKTAAKKAKKIYLAADPDREGEAIAWHLAHSLNIDDKSKCRVVFNEITKQAIKDSFKTPRTINMDLVDAQQARRVLDRLVGYNISPLLWKKVKKGLSAGRVQSVAVKMIIDREKEIEAFEPEEYWSIQAELNKNDESFEAKFYGVDGKKTELKTKEDVDLVLNKLSGDSFTVDKVTKRERKRNPVVPFTTSSLQQEAARKLNFRAKKTMMLAQQLYEGIDVGKEGTVGLITYMRTDSTRVSETAQNETKDYIEANYGKEYINTEQKKSKQSANSQDAHEAIRPTSVMKDPKNVKSYLSRDQYRLYKLIWDRLVASLMAPAVMDTLSVDLSNNGVIFRANGSKLKFPGFMKVYIEGTDDGKKEEDRWLPELEQGEEVVVETIDPNQHFTQPPPRYTEARLVKTMEELGIGRPSTYAPTLDTIQRRGYVALEDKRFVPTELGTIVLDLIIEFFPEILNVEFTAKMETDLDSIEDGKENWVQVIDHFYKDFEKRLKTAEEEMREVEIKDEPAGEDCENCGHEMVFKMGRYGKFMACSNFPECRNTKPIVKDIGVKCPTCNEGNIVERKSKKKRIFYGCDRYPECEFISWDKPINRTCPKCSKMLVEKKTKKGIHVQCSECDYKEEQN, from the coding sequence GGTAAATATTTAGGAAAGAAATATGCAGTAAAAGCATCGATGGGACATGTTATTGACTTGCCGAAAAGTCAGATGGGTGTAGATGTGGAAGACAACTTCAACCCTAAATACATCACCATCCGTGGAAAGGGCCCTGTTCTTAAGGAACTTAAGACAGCAGCGAAAAAAGCAAAAAAGATTTATCTTGCAGCTGACCCCGACAGAGAAGGGGAAGCCATTGCATGGCACCTTGCCCACAGCCTGAATATTGACGATAAATCAAAATGCCGAGTTGTTTTTAATGAGATTACCAAACAAGCTATTAAAGATTCGTTTAAAACACCAAGAACCATTAATATGGATTTAGTGGATGCCCAGCAGGCACGGCGAGTTCTTGATCGTCTTGTCGGTTACAATATCAGCCCGTTATTATGGAAGAAAGTTAAGAAGGGTCTGAGTGCAGGTCGTGTGCAGAGTGTAGCTGTCAAAATGATTATTGACCGGGAAAAGGAAATCGAAGCTTTCGAGCCCGAAGAGTACTGGTCAATACAGGCGGAACTGAATAAAAATGACGAATCATTTGAAGCGAAGTTTTATGGAGTCGACGGGAAAAAGACGGAATTAAAAACGAAAGAAGATGTAGACCTTGTTCTCAACAAGCTGTCAGGTGATTCGTTCACCGTGGATAAAGTTACGAAAAGGGAACGCAAACGCAACCCGGTCGTACCATTTACCACTTCATCACTCCAGCAGGAAGCTGCCCGTAAACTGAATTTCAGAGCAAAGAAAACGATGATGCTCGCTCAGCAGCTTTACGAAGGTATTGATGTAGGAAAAGAAGGTACCGTCGGTTTAATCACGTATATGCGTACCGACTCAACACGGGTTTCAGAAACGGCACAAAATGAAACAAAAGACTACATCGAAGCCAATTACGGTAAGGAATACATTAATACCGAACAAAAAAAATCGAAACAAAGTGCCAATTCACAGGATGCTCACGAAGCGATCCGGCCGACTTCTGTGATGAAAGATCCGAAAAACGTCAAGTCATATCTTTCCAGAGACCAGTACCGTCTGTATAAACTGATTTGGGATCGCCTTGTAGCAAGCCTTATGGCTCCTGCGGTGATGGACACCCTGAGTGTGGATCTCTCAAACAACGGTGTGATTTTCAGAGCGAACGGATCGAAGCTGAAGTTCCCCGGTTTTATGAAAGTGTATATTGAAGGCACAGATGATGGTAAGAAAGAAGAAGACCGCTGGCTGCCTGAACTTGAACAGGGGGAAGAGGTCGTTGTGGAAACGATTGATCCGAACCAGCACTTTACCCAGCCGCCGCCGCGTTATACTGAGGCGCGTCTCGTAAAGACGATGGAGGAGCTCGGTATCGGGCGACCGTCAACTTATGCACCGACGCTGGATACGATTCAGCGTAGAGGGTATGTTGCACTTGAAGATAAACGTTTTGTACCTACAGAGCTTGGTACCATCGTTCTCGATCTGATCATTGAATTCTTCCCGGAAATCCTGAATGTGGAGTTTACGGCAAAGATGGAAACGGACCTTGACTCAATTGAGGACGGTAAGGAAAACTGGGTTCAGGTCATTGATCATTTTTACAAAGATTTCGAAAAACGCCTGAAAACAGCAGAAGAAGAGATGAGAGAAGTAGAGATCAAAGACGAACCGGCAGGCGAGGATTGTGAAAATTGCGGGCATGAAATGGTCTTTAAGATGGGACGTTATGGTAAATTTATGGCCTGTTCCAACTTTCCTGAATGCCGCAACACAAAACCGATCGTAAAAGATATCGGTGTGAAGTGCCCGACTTGTAACGAAGGAAATATTGTGGAACGTAAAAGTAAAAAGAAACGCATTTTTTATGGATGTGACCGTTATCCGGAATGTGAGTTCATTTCCTGGGATAAACCGATTAACCGTACGTGCCCGAAATGTTCAAAAATGCTTGTCGAGAAAAAGACCAAAAAAGGCATCCACGTACAATGTTCCGAATGTGATTACAAAGAGGAACAAAACTAA